One window of the Manihot esculenta cultivar AM560-2 chromosome 14, M.esculenta_v8, whole genome shotgun sequence genome contains the following:
- the LOC122721767 gene encoding uncharacterized protein LOC122721767, which yields MHGTRSLFLMTYSGLAYEYLNIENGWLWLRHGHSTPLKDALGNYNRSLFLVDKYSGSLLIRERGGTDLGWLNCITMRKGKQVTGGPPWDRIPGKAMKVTAEDALFFVSKNGSLLQFTVALRKFKWKDCGNPPNANVASIVDQKLFRENIVFFIGRNSQLINITK from the exons ATGCATGGAACCAGATCATTATTCCTCATGACATATAGTGGTTTGGCTTATGAATATCTTAATATTGAAAATGGATGGCTTTGGCTGAGGCATGGTCACTCAACACCATTGAAAGATGCACTGGGAAACTACAACAGAAGTTTGTTCTTAGTTGACAAGTATAGTGGTAGTTTGCTCATCAGAGAAAGGGGTGGCACTGATCTTGGATGGTTAAACTGCATCACAATGAGGAAAGGAAAGCAAGTGACTGGAGGACCTCCATGGGATAGAATTCCAGGTAAAGCTATGAAAGTGACAGCAGAAGATGCACTCTTCTTTGTGAGCAAAAACGGAAGTTTACTACAGTTTACA GTTGCCTTGAGGAAGTTTAAATGGAAAGACTGTGGAAATCCCCCAAATGCCAATGTAGCAAGCATAGTAGACCAGAAGCTTTTCAGGgaaaatatagtatttttcaTTGGAAGAAACAGTCAGCTTATCAATATAACAAAGTGA
- the LOC110600456 gene encoding RNA-binding protein Y14: protein MANADAEAVDFEPEEDDLMDEDGAVDVDASPRAPLPKLKSAITGGSSSLSAARKTKGRGFREEADADRQTRLASRDFDSLGSDGGPGPQRSIEGWIILVTGVHEEAQEDDLQNAFGDFGEIKNLHLNLDRRTGFVKGYALIEYEKFEEAQNAISAMNGTELLTQIINVDWAFINGPIRRKNMRSGRAHRSRSPRRRY from the exons ATGGCTAACGCAGATGCGGAAGCGGTGGACTTCGAGCCGGAGGAGGATGATCTGATGGATGAGGATGGAGCAGTCGACGTCGACGCCTCACCTCGGGCTCCCCTCCCCAAGCTGAAGTCTGCAATTACCGGAGGTTCTTCCTCTCTCTCCGCTGCCAGAAAGACGAAAGGCCGTGGCTTCAGAGAGGAGGCTGATGCCGACAGGCAGACCCGCCTTGCCTCTCGAGACTTTGATTCCCTTGGCTCCGATGGTGGCCCTGGTCCCCAGCGAT CTATTGAAGGATGGATTATTCTAGTCACCGGAGTGCACGAGGAGGCACAGGAGGATGATTTGCAAAATGCTTTTGGTGATTTTGGCGAGATAAAAAATTTGCATTTAAATCTTGATCGCCGAACTGGGTTTGTTAAG GGTTATGCACTGATAGAATATGAGAAGTTTGAGGAAGCACAGAATGCCATATCAGCAATGAATGGAACTGAACTTCTGACACAGATCATCAATGTTGATTGGGCCTTCATCAATGGACCCATCAGAAGAAAGAACATGAG ATCAGGACGAGCACATCGGTCTAGGAGTCCTAGGAGGAGATACTAA
- the LOC110599647 gene encoding zinc finger CCCH domain-containing protein 53: MDSYEATKMVFSRIQVLDPENASKIMGYLLLQDHGDKEMIRLAFGPESLLHNLILQAKTHLGLTSNTPTTLSTSRPNPLSISSSRITFNNGFDVTNPSPPSSNSWPILSPSSTTSSLSYASVVNGTTNAGSSSISSNMSLSNAFPHYNSSNTNNNSSNDLIDEYQLQDHFSFLNDSKTDDLLDPRLELAMSPTLGDAHLHRRSSSVPGMYFGSEYANYGYGWKPCLYFARGFCKNGTSCRFLHGESADGAAIVGSPSKLSEFEQCQEILRSKAAATQQQKLAAASQFMAGASFPYNKCVNFLLQQQNDTQRSAAAAALMMGDELHKFGRCRPERNDFWPLGLGGAMNPGSRQIYLTFPADSTFREEDVSNYFSIYGPVQDVRIPYQQKRMFGFVTFVYPETVKLILAKGNPHFVCDSRVLVKPYKEKGKVPDKKHQQQQQLERGEYSACSSPSGLDSREPFDLHLGTRMFQNTQEMLLRRKLEEQAELQQVIELHGRRLMNMQLLDFKNHNNHQYTHGLSTGSPIPSPTLSRNASNSQNLIFPTDGIIQEVPQENVGNPNAAASQNAVLDAEQEVKPASYRCDSNGKSNSSSSSSSTDEKANTEECHLHESLEHILPENLFTSPKKSAGDHTVFSTAALEVNEASTSSSNNNPINPTNSLNMTSLNSCFLQMPRISSGHGTIGL, encoded by the exons ATGGATTCTTATGAAGCTACCAAGATGGTGTTTTCAAGGATCCAAGTCTTGGACCCTGAAAATGCCTCAAAAATCATGGGTTACCTTCTTTTACAGGACCATGGAGATAAGGAGATGATACGCTTAGCCTTTGGACCAGAATCCCTGCTGCATAATCTCATCCTTCAAGCCAAAACCCACTTGGGTCTCACCTCTAATACACCTACAACACTCTCCACTTCTAGACCCAACCCTTTGTCCATTTCTTCTTCAAGAATCACTTTCAACAATGGCTTCGACGTTACAAACCCATCTCCACCATCATCAAATTCTTGGCCTATTCTGAGTCCTAGCTCCACTACTTCCTCACTCTCTTATGCTAGTGTTGTTAATGGAACCACTAATGCCGGTTCCTCATCTATATCATCTAATATGTCGTTATCTAATGCATTTCCACACTACAACAGCAGTAACACTAACAATAACAGCAGTAATGATCTCATTGATGAGTATCAACTTCAAGACCACTTCTCGTTCCTCAATGATTCAAAGACCGATGATTTGCTTGATCCTCGGCTTGAGCTAGCCATGAGCCCAACATTAGGCGATGCCCATTTGCATAGGAGAAGCTCTTCGGTTCCGGGAATGTATTTCGGGTCAGAATACGCTAATTACGGGTATGGATGGAAGCCATGCTTGTACTTTGCGAGAGGGTTTTGTAAGAATGGCACCAGTTGCAGGTTTCTTCATGGGGAGTCAGCCGATGGTGCTGCGATTGTGGGCTCACCAAGTAAACTCAGCGAGTTTGAACAGTGCCAAGAAATTCTTAGATCAAAAGCTGCTGCCACCCAGCAGCAAAAGCTAGCTGCAGCCTCACAGTTCATGGCCGGAGCTTCTTTTCCTTACAACAAGTGCGTGAATTTCCTTCTGCAACAACAAAATGACACCCAAAG ATCGGCTGCAGCTGCTGCACTGATGATGGGGGATGAGCTTCACAAGTTTGGGAGATGCCGCCCTGAAAGGAACGATTTTTGGCCATTGGGATTGGGAGGGGCAATGAATCCAGGTTCCAGACAGATCTATTTGACATTTCCAGCTGATAGCACATTTAGAGAAGAAGATGTTTCAAATTACTTCAG CATTTATGGGCCAGTGCAAGATGTGAGGATTCCTTACCAGCAGAAGAGAATGTTTGGGTTTGTTACCTTTGTGTATCCAGAGACAGTGAAGCTTATATTGGCTAAAGGGAATCCTCATTTCGTCTGTGATTCGCGTGTGCTTGTTAAGCCTTACAAGGAGAAAGGAAAAGTCCCAGACAA GAAGCATCAGCAGCAACAACAGTTGGAGAGGGGAGAGtattcagcatgttcaagcccTTCTGGGCTTGATTCCAGAGAGCCATTTGACCTCCACCTTG GAACTAGAATGTTTCAGAATACCCAGGAGATGTTATTGAGAAGGAAATTAGAAGAACAAGCTGAATTGCAGCAAGTCATTGAACTCCATGGGAGAAGGCTAATGAACATGCAACTTCTTGACTTCAAAAACCATAATAATCATCAATACACTCATGGTTTGTCTACTGGGTCTCCTATTCCTTCACCAACTCTCTCTCGCAATGCCAGCAACAGTCAGAATCTCATTTTCCCTACTGATGGCATCATTCAAGAGGTTCCCCAAg AAAATGTTGGTAACCCAAATGCTGCAGCTTCTCAAAATGCGGTTCTGGATGCTGAACAGGAAGTGAAACCAGCTAGCTATCGCTGTGACAGCAATGGTAAAAGCAATAGTAGTAGTAGTAGTAGTAGTACAGATGAGAAGGCCAATACTGAAGAATGCCATCTCCATGAAAG TCTGGAGCATATCCTCCCCGAGAACCTTTTTACTTCTCCTAAGAAATCAGCTGGCGACCATACAGTCTTCTCCACAGCTGCTTTGGAGGTAAATGAGGCGAGTACATCTTCTTCAAACAATAACCCCATAAATCCCACCAATTCTCTCAACATGACTTCACTCAATTCATGTTTTCTCCAAATGCCCAG gatTTCTTCTGGGCATGGAACCATTGGCTTGTAA